aaataattaaaatgtgaaatattatgttataataGACTCAATAAATCTACAATAAATTTGGTTATTAACTAGATAGTTGGTCAAatttattgaagaaaaaatactagtcaaatattatttttaaagtaaaatattacTTCCTCCTGCTATTACCGTCTCTCTCCTGCGTAGCCAAATATTATTCTCTGCCGTCTATTGCCCAATTCCACCAATTATCTACCGTATGTTGCccaatttgaatttttgttataattgttttaatttttttcaaataaaataacgTTATATACTTACtttcatttataataattaaaaatcggCTAACTAGATTAGaagattaattaatatttaatataatcatatttaaattataattagaattaaaatatataaaaagtttaaaattaatattttaataaaatagtaaaagatttgttgaacttattatttaatattgtaaaaaataactaactaaattttataaaaataaattttttaattaaattttagttcAAATTTATTAAACCCACTACTAATATTCTTATAGGATTAGATATCAACCCAACCGTCTCTTTCGcctctctccctcactctcacGCAAATTTTTAGAAGCATCTCTCGCATCGCAAGCGACTGTAAAattctattaattttatattttgaacaaACGGTAAAttctatcttaaaaaaatattttcatttattaaaattaactttttggCTTCTATATTTCGTAAAGGTGAGTAtaatttttgatttttaaaaaaaatgtggatttcattaaaaataaaaataaaaacgaatttctatattattttatagaattttactACTCATTCTCTCACGTACAAATCatcacatattttttatgttttttaatatgatttatttttttaataacaaatttataataaattttaaatttatatatatatcattattcatttaTAAAGGAGCATTAATTATTACACCTGTCCAAAGATCTAGAACTTCCATTTTTCTTATTAACATTTTAGTATTGTGTTTCTAGAAAGACCGTCATGTGCGTGTTTAATATTGGTCACTGTTGGTGTTGAAAATACGCTGCCAACACGGAACACATCCGCATCATCGGCTCAACTCAATCGATCGCGCTCTGGTCCTGTATAGTATATACTGTCAGACTCTTGAAAGAGCCACCAAGCCAATGGGTCGCGccgtttttcttcctttttttttttttttttttgtatttttgaatactttttaagattatttgggatttaaattagtatttcaaTTCATTATAATTTCGAATAAGATTTTAATTAACTGCGACCCACCACCTAATACATAGTTTAATATTGATCATACACGTATAATTAAGACGTATGTTTTGGCAGagcaaattgaaagaaaagaactGTATACTATTCGTGACGTATAAGCATTTCTTTGGTAGtccaaattgaaagaaaaaaactgtATACTATTCTTGACGTATAAGCATTTTTTTGGTAGCTGAGGTTGTCCACcatatatattatcttatattaaaaattttatgtctaatcatttttgtatattttttatacattttattgatgtgattagttgagttatttttttaataaaaaataattaatttaaccaattatattaataaaatattaaaaaaatacataaaaggaATTGTGTATAACACAACTCatattatatttcatatttgtGTTATCAATCGAGAAGATAGTGTCGTTTAATGTGGAGAGTGTATCAAGAATCGGTCCACTCATATATTTACTCATATAAACAACATTAATATACGTTGTACGACCATTACTAATTAAAACAAACAGTTAAAGTCAATACATTTGGGctctaaaaactattttttgatTCAATCATGTAGCTACTTAAACAATATGATCACTACTACTTAATTCTTATAATGTCTGGTAAAGGTCTTTGTTATTAACTGATCCTATGGAATATGCGGGAGGGAaacttacatataaatatatatatatatatatatatatattgtatgatGGTTTGGGTGTGTTTAAAGAAAAGCTCGTCAATTGGGAAcatacaattaaaaataaaatgaaacgaGGCATGATCATGTTCTACATTCAACGTACATTTACTTAATTCATTCAATTAATTTAGTTTAAACGAAACTTTAATCGCACTCATCGATCgtgttatatttaaaaaaataaaacacaatattcGCAACATTTTCTTGACTCAATCCCACATCTTGGgtctatataattattatttagttgTCGTATtggcatatataatattatatgaagtGATCGGCTTGAGTTGACCGTAGAGTTCACGTGGTAACGTACGTATCAAtatttaagagtaatgttatatacagttatttttatatattttttgtgcacttcactgatataattggttggattaattttttttaatatacaaccaatTATATCACTGGAGTGTACAAAAGAGTCTGCAAAAttactgcacataaaattttccaaTATTTAATAATGCCACGATGAATACTGAGGCCGAAAGCTTGCTTGCTTCAAGTTCAACCTCGATCGATGAGTACCGAGGGGAGTCattgttaattaataatatataaattaaatggaTATTTAATGGATTATCTATTGAGTATTGTTacatctataaaataattatataaattaatataattttatctaatctattaaatttatttataataaaaataaatttatttaataaattatattaaatcacatcaatttatataattacttttatataattttttcttaattaaaatattttccttatcCATACTTAATCTCTTTAAAACTACAAAGAATATTAGGCCCTGGCTTTCTCCTAGCTAGCTATGTAGGCTGCATTAGTGACAAccatatatctatattttagaataatttataaaattttataatcatctatacattatatttatttttattttattcttaatttttttattttattcatcttaaattaaaataattttcttactCATCATTcacatatcatatatttgttaaaagaataaaaataataatatataatatgtgataatgagtaaaatttttctatttataatataaaatatgttagtgttgcgtatttttttaaaaaataaataaatataaaatttacataaaaattaaatttttaataataaattttactattttttaaaaaattatgcgacgattagagcattggcaatggcctatATATCTTCATATTTATcttcatatttgaataatatctcTCTAAATtagtctatattagattatgtattttcaaaattttaaagaattatgaatagtatttattcaagtttgaagaaccacaattcactcttcaaacattattttactattttttctctctcctacccattaaaatcaattttgtgaaatttgtattaatatgattttgatatattaagttaatgatacaaagtgtttttttaatatatattaatatttattgataaaagtagtcattttgatatataaaattagtaatatttagatatatgaaatttatatttttgaacaCATTgtgttaattataaaatatataaaaataataattaaaaaaataaaaatattttattgttatttgattcaaaaatgcataatcaaatgtgagagtttttctttatatttaaaattaatatttaaaaattatgattttaaaaatacatataaaaaaacaaatattagtTCTCTTATATTACTGAtcactatatctaacattattcaattgtaaaatagtgCCAAGTGCAAGTACAGTCTCAGTACGTACGTACTTCGAGTTCAAGGGTCTGAACTGATGATCAGTTCTTGGACATATATAGTAATTAATCTCAGTACTACAGTGCCAAAacgctaatatatatatatatattggaatgcatgaaaaatggGTAAAAATAATCACAAGAAAAAGACAATATACATGCATGCGTGACACAATGCTAGTAGGTAGCTAGTAAGCAACAAATACATACGTAAGAGgaagaatatataataaagtCAACGACCCTTCTAACAGTCTATTTTGATGGTGCTCAAATGGTAATAGTAAAAATAACAAGCCAATCACCTCAGTCAATGAAACTTAAGTGAGAAAAAAGCCATTCTCGTTCTATATATGGTACTGTGCGTAGCTAGgcttagaaaatataataataataaaatattataaaagatatattttacatatcgactttgtcaataaaataaaataataataaaaatctgtcCAATTTGACGGATTCATGATAGAAAGGTATCAAGTAATTGATTCAATACGCTGCCACTAAAGTcaaaacatatatttaattatcattttgtttttcaaattaaaaattatctaagttaagaaattaccatgtattttttatattgatactgatagataaaaaatatatatattataggatTAATCTTTTCTGATTAATTCATTATATAAAGGATTATTtgtcaaattaaataaacaacgTAGGTAGATCCCAGATGTAAGTATCCCAAATACGaccaaaattattaatattaattaatcttAAGATTCCCGaaattattgataaaaatatttataaattttcaaggAATCTTTCAcgtttcattaaaataatatatatattttggacttttctatcttttttctttaatgtataatttaaacTCAAGGCTTCTTAAATTGAGTCGACGAGGTGACCCCTCGTGGTTTTCAGTGCCGCAATTATAGAGGACATTGAAAGACCGTCATGGATGCTTTTTAAAAATTACGATGTAGTTGTTAAAGCCCTGAAAAACAGACttcagttttgttttgttttttgtgtttttttttttttttaatatcttgaaAAATGGCTAAGGCTGTTAGCTTGAGAATTTGAGAGACGGTACGTTGAGAGAGTAGTCGGAGCttttgaaaatgagaaaaatctaataatcagtCAGTCCATTATATCTCAAATAATAGCTCTTAATATATGAGTGACACGtaaatatcttatattaattatcatGTAGCCAcacatgaaatttgaaattttcaaatcGATTCGCCTCCTATCACAAGGAAAGAAAATCTCCTCTAGAGTATCATCTTCTCCAAACCAATACATGACTTTCTCCACTGCAAGTCTTCATGGTGCATGAAAATCGCCTTCTCTGCTTGTTTGTGATTGGCCAAATCAAGTACTACATGCATGTTTCTGACTAATTCTTATATATCCAAGATCAACATCTTTATTTGCTTGTGTTTTATTGCAAGTGTATTTTATGCCCAAAATTGCAGTAAATGTATTTTATGCCCAGGATCATCTACTGCTTCTTCGAGTGCAAGTCTCTATATATTATACAAACATCATCTTGCAAGTATCTATATATCATGTTCtttattatacaaaatttgttAATACTAGCAAATTGCAAATTGTAAACGTATTCTGTACATGAAAGCTTATAGAGGACTGTTTGATGCAAATTGTAActgtattttaatttctttttctcttctttggtGGTTTAACGCTTTTTTAGATGACTATTTGAAGATGGAGGGTTGGTGCATGGAATGTGTTTGACGGGTGATGAAATTGGTGATGGGAGATTGATGATGGTATCATGCGATGGTTTTTTGAATGGGGCTCAAATCAATTTAGGAACGGGTGAGGAGAACATGTGTTTTATCATATAGTGTGATGAGCCTATtgtaatttatatgaaattgcTGATGTGGCAAAATGTTATTGGAGGGCTGTTAATGCCTCAATGTTGGATGAACCGTTGCAAAGTATTtctgtttaaaaattttataaaaaaaggataatagtttttaatttaaaagcgtacaaatttctttttttattttttaaaaaaagaaaatatttaataaaaatattttatcaagtaGTTATATAATAGTTGGGTGTTCCTTATGTTTAGCAGTCGCACCGCACACAATGATTGAAGTCATTCTAAAGAATTAAACCAGATCCATGGACCATAGTTGAAGACATCTCACATACATTGAAGGAAGTCACAGAACCAAAAACACATGAACATCAAGATCAAGGGAATTCAAcccattaaagaaaataaaacgcCAGAGAAATTGAAACATTCCATGTCAAAAGTAAGGTGACACGATCCATACATCACTTTCTCCATTTGTTTTAATGGGACAGATAATAAATAGGATTGAGTAAGGGTGTATAAGAAATCGTGGAATCGGTCGTGACCGACTCAGACTAGCTGCCGAAGGCTTGAATCGGCCGATgtaataatacattttttttaaaaaaattatatcaatatgaAACGATGTCATTTCACTTAAGtttaattgtttaaataaaataatgtcgtTTTACTCCtgcatttatgttttaaaaacaaataaaataacgtcgtttattattaaatcaaatgtcgttattttatttataagattcaaaaacaaataaatagaacggcaaacggcatcgtttagataatatatcatatttttcttcctttttcttttccatttccattctctctctctctctctctctctctctctctctctctctctctctctatgtgacAAATGACGCTGTTAGGGGGGAATCGAGAACCGACCGTAAACCGTTAAAGAACTGCTGGAATCGATGGCCGATTGTTCTCATCCCCATCGACTGGTTAAGGTCAATGGCTCCactattttctctctcattggTCGGCGGCAATTTTACCCAAAAACTACACCGAATGGGTCAGTTTTCACTACTAGGATTGAGCACACAAAACTATTTATCTACTAAAAATAATCAATCGTTATAAAAGCTATAAAATTCTACCTCATCTTCTTCATAATATAGTCGGTCCACCTTAGACCAAAGCATCAAGCAATATGTCTTCGACTGTAAGAAAAGTATAATATCCACGTagaaatattcaaatatgttggtcctctatataaatatattacatgatTTGTAAGAAAAGAATTATACCCACGTagaaatattcaaatatgttggtcctctatataaatatattacatgatTTGAAGTGAATTAGTGAAACCTTGACTTTTAGGGTTGAGGCTTCCCTTCGAACTGACAGAAAGATGGGGTACAAGATGTGATTTAGGTTTTGTTTGAcaccataaaatttttatctcaaattttaaattctcattttatcattataatttttttaaatctacgtacaaaataataaataatttaacttttttttaacttttttaaatctcaaaataataatagtattaaaatataattttttaatattttatcttaaaactcaaaattctcatctcacttaCTGAACCGAACCTTAACAAGTCTAGTCCAATATTGACCAAGCCCGTATTTCTTTTCTGAGCGGTCGGTTccttcggttttttttttttgccacttGAGCATTGACAATGGGCTAACTATTATCAAGTCTGAAATAGAATTTTAATGTGGTCTTTTAGCTGTAATATAGACTTCTAAATAGATTAGTTCACATTAGACTAGTTATCTTAaactctaaataataatataatattatctattttaataatatttgataagttttttaatattttataaatacacttcatatattaattattaaaaaataaaattattattttttaattattttttctctcaacctaactattcaataaaaaataattgtaaggtGATAGAAAAAGGGGAAGAACTTAGAAGTGATAGAAGAGTGGGGGAAAAATATCACGATGAAGAaatcaaaaaagagaaaaaaaaaaaaagtatatgttCCGGTGGGGATAAATTGAGTGAAAGTGaggtaaaaaaatgataaaatattttcttaattcatATACAGGAGCTCTTCAAATATAAAGAAGAGCTGATATTTACTGTAGTATAAATATCAAACTTGAAAAATATGACTAGAccaatatagatattttttgaaatatttctcttcaATTTAGATTTGCATCCGGGAATGATAAGGCCATTCCCAATGCTCTAACCCACCCACCCATTGAATTTCTGGCCAGTGAGAAGGCGGATGATTGAGTCCACGATCCACACTACCCCGCACTGACCTCTTGCATTTGTTTTTTTGTGATCATATGTATAATTTAATGGATGAGAATCGAAATTCCTCTCTTTTGCCGACAAATGCATAGGAAGAAGGACATAGTCAGACAGAAATTAtataatgttttgtttttattttcctttttaacttTGAAGCACCGTAATGGGAAGACAAGccacttttcctttttctgtttttctttctttcagttttattatatttaatcacAATGGTCGATGAGGAGCATTTTATGTGCCTTTCCATTTTAGTTTTAACATAGGCAATCGCTATAAAATGTGAAACATAAATGATTTTTACTGTCGTAGAATCCGTAAATACTATATTCTTATTAAAAACGaagaagtaaatataaaatctatataaaaaaattaattttttagtaatgaatcctattttattttatttttataaaaaaaagtatacaaTGCCTGCATAATACATAACTATATTtgacattatttaaaataaaaagatacttAAAATGCTAAGCAAACGAGAATAATTAGATAACATAATTGATGTAGGATAagaattaagatggatgaataAGTCAAAACaactaataataacaaaataaggAAGTTGCACCCTAAATGACGTGATTGTGATGTCAATGgattttgttacgtataagtaAATTTGTGCATTATTCTgcatactaatactgattctttcatattcaaaatttaaattagcattgttttttataaaatttattttttaaccaatcacattacattaatgcacatattaatatataattatatttgcaactagatttttccgaTGCCAATATGCAAAGCTGGCAAGATTAGTGTGCTACCTGAAAATCGAAAATATGCAAGCAAAAAGCATGGGAAGCTTTAGGACCGAGACAAGTGCATGCCAGTGTTTGACCAGTGCTGAAAAGCAAATCAAACGATCGGATTTAAGCCCTTGAATGCGGTCGTTATACGAGAAAACATGCTCTGAGAGTGAGAATTACAAATAACTTGTATGaaatttgtctatttaaaacttctatttagcattactcaatATAAACAGCACAACAAAATTTGATGACCTAACTTTCCCACTTATATTTTGTCTTTCAGTAAAACTATACCTTAATTTGGATGTTTATAGAACTTGTGGTAGTGGAAATCATGGGTGTACTTCCACCAATACCAATGGCAATTGGACTTTGATTGGCAATAATTGTCTATTTAAAATGCGCTGCACTCAATAATACATGCTCCTTTATTTTTACTATTAGAAGGTACTATTTTCCTTCAAAATAACAGTTAAATTAACACGATAAATTTATGGTAATCATCACAGCTCAAAGGTCAGATACGACAAACTCATAAGAGATGGCTCTCACCTCACCCATCCAAACTGATAATATCTAGATAACAAATTTGACTAGTCGATCGCAATAGACTAGCAAACATTAAGGATTCATAGTACTTTAtaacaaatttaaaacttgagcACAATAAGCAGCATCTAACCATCGATGGTGGGAAACATCGTACTCGATGCAACTCGAAACTGTAAGAAAGATTTTCGATTCATGCTCTTAACTCTCAAGCTATGTTTGGTTAATTCTCAGAATCTCAACAAATACAGACACTGCTACCAGTTGCCTAGGGCCAGCTTGAGAATGATTACCAAGAGACTTTACACATTGCCAAAACCGGGAATCTTGTCATTCTTGGAAGACCAGCAGAATCAATCCCCACTTGCACAGCCCTTACAACCACAATGGACACATTCAATAACCTTCTCCTCTCTCAGATGCTGTGGCACCCGGCACACACAAGTGGTAGCAAAATTGTGATCCCGTGGTTGGATGCACCTCAAGCAGCAGAGACGTTCATAACCCGGCTGCAATTTAAACAGAATATTGAAGTTCATAAGGGAAATTAATGTAGAAACTTGCGAGGaaccaatcatatcaattgTAGTAATTCCATAGATAAATAGACAGGAAAATATTCATGCTTTCATGGCATATTCCTCGGTTTTCCAAAGAAGTTGTATACAGTGACGTTTCACGTTAAACCATTTCCCCAATTATGACACACTAATCTGAATGAATCACGTATTTTTGCCTTGTACACTAAACACTAACATCAGGATTTACAATATACTTTTGAACATCTTGCTTGTCTTTTTTTCCCAAAATCAAGTTCATGCTTATACTCTTCTACTATGTGAATTACATGTTTATGAACTAAGCTTGAGAATTAGAGAATTAGAGACAAGCCTTTTTCCATTTCGCAATTAGAGCCTGATCAGCATAGCCTTGATCCAAACAGAACTCGTACAATTCCTTGGATATTTCCTTCCTCCGGTGGTAAAGGTCAAATAAGTAGCGACTCTTCTGGTGTGCTATTTTAAAAATAGGCCATAACGTTTCACATTTTCTCTTACCGTCATGTGGATCATTCTCAGCTGATCAAAGAATAATGACTGTTAGTTTCACCGAGTTCAGTGAACTATGtgagaatgaataaaataaaataaaagttgtgCCAACTATGCACTAGATGGGAAGACATTAACCTTCTCTCATCTTTGCTTGCAGTTCACGAAGAGTAGGCTCAATTAATTCCCAGCCCTCTGGGTATTTAACACGGTTTGTTTTCACCTTTGGCATTCTTCTACCTGCCAAAGTGCAGGACCGCGATTAATACCTAAATTGATACAAACTGTCCGACCTTCCCCCATTAATTCCTTAAATACATTAATCATTTTAACATGAATTCACAAGgaataaagtaaaatatatcCAACAAGAACGCAATACTATTATAtacacaagtatgagcatatgtTTGAATGTCCAACACAAACTCAAACCCAATAATGGGTAATGCTTCATCTCCACAAAAAATAGGTCGAGTATTTTGtatattattatacattttttttaaaatcatactcAATGATAAATGTACTCAAGTagcattactagtttactacaTCTACGTGTAGCAATCACAACAAGAGGGTGTCCAAAATACAACGTAGTACAGCAAACTAAATTTCTATGACATGAAGCAGATAAAGCCCTTGTCCAGTGCCCACCACCAAATTACCTTAACTATCCTCAGAGCATTTCATAATCAAAGTTGGTAGATGTAAAATTAATTGAATGTAAGACTTTGCCATCTCATGTATATTTTCCAAGCATATTGTTAGGAAGACAAACACCCGAGGCCTTGATACTTCAACCCAAAAGTCAAAAGAATATCAATCGCtcactcttgttttttttttttattattaagtatCAACCACTCACTCTTGTTACTACCACATGATGTACCTGATCATTCAAAACTCGTAGTTACGCTCACACGACAATCTCACCGCCATCAAATACTATCTAATATTTATCACCTTTGTGGACGGAGATGGGCAAAGTAGGAGCATATACAGTGAAGTAGATCTGTCCCTAATCCAGCGACACCCAGAATAGgatttttcatataattcttAACTGCTTTGCTTCGGCACAGAAGCGAAACATACAACAACTCAAAAGCCATATTAAAGGCATGTCCTTCATACTTCATAGTCACAACGTAAAAGAATTAACACGCGCGTGCGCGCACATACACAAACACACGAGAAATTCCCCATTAAGAATTAAAAGCCATCAaccaaaactaagaaaaatttccTGAAATTGCACGATATCTTAAAATACACCTAATTTTCTGACTCCCAGTGCCTGAATCATGAATCCCACACCAACCATACCCCTAAAACCCCGCTTTCAATGGTATTCAGAAGAAATTAAAGAGACCATAATGAGCTCAAAACTTCAGAGTTCCAGCAGTACTATTCTTACAATGGAAAACAAAGTGAACACCCAAAAGCCAAAACTCAACATACCTCCGAGTCTTTAATCAGTAAGAAATTTTGAGATGCGAGGTTCAGAAGCTTAACTCTGCTGCAAAACTGCAAGAATTAGCAGGACCTAGGGTGCGAAACTTTAAAGAACGATAATATATAGACATATAAATAAACATATACCAGGAGAGAGACGAATTCCCGGCGAGAGTGCGAAAAAGGCCCCCACAGGGATATGAATGTTTGTGTTTTTCACTTGCTGCAACAAAACCTTGATAAAGCTCTAGCAGACGACGCCCTCGTATATGCCATATGGTACAGTAGAGAGGTGGGCAGCTGGACCTGATCGGCTTAGATCCGTGccaacattaggaacaaatatTCAGCTTCGGCCCATGAATAGAAtatcaagaataaaaataaagaaaaacagatCGGGCCCATCAGGAATCATATCTCTCACCCGTTAAAAGGATTGGACTCCGACTCTTTTAACTCTGAAATTCTGAATAAGTCGAAGTTGGAACAAGatttaatatatacaa
This genomic interval from Carya illinoinensis cultivar Pawnee chromosome 10, C.illinoinensisPawnee_v1, whole genome shotgun sequence contains the following:
- the LOC122280100 gene encoding protein BUD31 homolog 2-like, which produces MPKVKTNRVKYPEGWELIEPTLRELQAKMREAENDPHDGKRKCETLWPIFKIAHQKSRYLFDLYHRRKEISKELYEFCLDQGYADQALIAKWKKPGYERLCCLRCIQPRDHNFATTCVCRVPQHLREEKVIECVHCGCKGCASGD